The genome window TATGGGGGAATCAAGAAGGGTTGTCAATTATTAAATGTAGCTATTAAAATAATATGCAACTTCATATGTTGGTGTGAGACCTTGAAGATAGACTATTGCATCTTTTCGAGTGCCGTATATCAACATTGTTGGAAATGTTTGATGAGAACAAATAGGATTAAGAAATATTTCATGAATACTTCATCCATACTATGTTCTTTCTTTCATAGGCTTGCTGATGTATCTAGAGTGTACAGTAGTCTCAGCAACAAGGTAAATTTTAGCAGAAAAAGTCTGGGAAAGAACTAATACTGTATGACATTTAAATCTGAGAATTTTGTGCTCTAAAACCAAAATTGTATTTGTATTAAGGCAAGCTAGTAAGCATTTCGCTTAAAGGTGTACTACAAACTTGAACTGAAAACTGGCTAGGGTGAAGTACAAACCTGCGTTGAATTAAATATTATGGGCTCCTTCATACATAGAGGTTTAGTATTTCTGTGGAACTGAGTCCAGGCCATATTCTTGTCATATCCACATAaactgccactatataaatcttgTTTATTTCACTATTTTAATTTTTAGAAGATGTACGTGATTCAAAAATTATTTAcacctttctctttttttccagttAGAAAAACTTTTGGGAGAGATCATTGTATGTTTACAATCCTACTATACTGGATTTTATGATAGTGACCTATTAGAGCAGCTCTCTCCATTGCTATGCATAATCTTTCTGCATAAGAGTAAACAGATACGCAACCAAAGTGCTCAGTTCTGGAATGCAACATTTGCTAAAGCTACAGTGTTAACTTACCCTGAAGAATTAAAGTAAGATGCTCTCTTGTCTATTTGTTATGTTTGATTTTGCTACATAATCACAGAGTATTTATAAATCAAGCCAAGCTAACTTAAGCTTTTTAATTTGTTATTGGACATAAACATCAAAAAAATCATAACTTCTTATAAATAAGATGTTAAGTAGGGAAAACTGTTCCTAAATTCAGGATTTAACCTTGGTCAAGTACATAGAGATAAAAAATAATCAAACCACTAATTGTGATTAAGTCATGAAAGTATCCTAATATAGGAGTGAATTTGTATGGAATGAGAATTTAAATGTGAAGTTTTATTTTAGGAATTttggaagggaaggaaaaggtgTTCATGGATTATCGGGATAGTTTGGAAGTCCTCACAAATGAGTTCTTTGCCTGTAAAAAGCTTCAGATCTAAAAAATACCCTTTCTTGTACAAGTATATCTGTAGATGTACAGAATCTGTGCACTTCATTCTGCTGCACCGTATATGAGCTGCTTATTAGAAGTAGTAGTGAACTTAACGACCTTGTGCACTTTCCCCATAAatcttattttttccccttaaacagATCCATATTAAGCCAAGCCAAAAAGAAAATTCTGCTTTTACTACCTGGTTTTGAAAGTGTTGAGGTAGTGGAAGAATCCAGTGGTCCATTTTCTGATGCTGTAAGTATCTATTATGTTACTACTTATGTGTGGTTTACTCCATACAGTTCTGGAATTGTGCTGGACATAGTAACAATGTCCTATGGAGTTACAGTAATCAAGATTTTGCTACAATGATTGGAGGTTGATTAGGGTTTGCGGTAATAACCATATCCTAAATTAGAATAACCAGAGGTTGAAGGGCCTAGGCTGAGATGGCATTTGGTAAATAATAACTAGGATTTTATCTTAACTATTGGCCTGTTCTTACGCAGCATATCTGCAAAAATCTTTACATTTTAGAGGAAAATACAGGGGAAGGtaaacaaacatatttttcaaAGTCATGAGTGAAATTGAATCTTATGCAAAGTTTCATTAAATTATCTACTTTATCTATTTACACTAAAcacaatttttatttctctttaaacAGACAGAAAATTCCCAGTGGGATGCAAAGATAAGTGGAATAGAAGTAAAATCAGGTGGAAAAAGGGATTCCTTGCTGACACAGGCCAATGGTCTGAAAGACAAGACTACCACTGCTCACGTAACAGCAGCAAAGGTAAGGTGCATACAGATGGATGTAATAAAAGTAAATATTACTTTATGCTGACTTTCTTCCACAAGAGACTGTCGAATATGCTGTTTTTgtatctcatagactcatagactttaaggtcagaagggaccattatgatcatctagtctgacctcccgcatgatgcaggccacaaagccgtcccaaccctttcccttgactctgctgttgaagtccccaaatcctgtggtttagagacttcaattagcagagaatcctccaactagcgatccctgccccatgctgcggaggaaggcaaaaaaactctagggcctctgccaatctacccctggaggaaaattccttcccgaccccaaatatggcgatcagtagaaccccgagcatctCAAGTCCACCAGTCTGAAGCAAGCCGGCCTAATAGCAGTTGGCTGTTAGTTTTTCCCTATTCAGATAGTCTAGTATTTTTGgagttttcttttttgttattgCTATGGAAACTTAAGGCAAGGTAGGTTTTATAAGGAGTGGAAGTTTAATCAACGGAGGCTCCATAAGGGAGAGtagccagcaggaggctgagcaTTAAGATCTGATTAGTTGTGTTTGGCTGTGTATTATGGCAAAGtattagggtgtgtgtgtgtgtgtgtgtgtgtgtgtgtgtgtgtgtgtatcctgctGTAGGTGCACATGCACCTCATGCATCTGAGATTGGATTGCTTTGACTAGCAGTGTCCATCAGGGCCGTGCATGTACCCTGTGCCTTCTTGTGCTCCTGTGAGGTTATGAATGGTGGCACAGCCAGGaccttccccagctccctcttACAGCCTGGGTAGCAGGATGGAACCTGGTAAGTGTCTAACCCACTACTTTGACCTTCAGGCTCATCTTTTAGACTAATTTTGTGAAGAAATTCCTCTTTACCCTCCTTATCTTCATTAATACTTTAATGTGGACATTCCTAAAAAACTATCCCGGAAAGACACCCCTATGTAGCTGGCTGAGGGTGAGGTGCCTCATGCCAACCCCCAATGGCAGACCCTAAACCTTCAGGGTAAGCACTAACTGACTTTCAGTGGACTTATTCTCTTTGTTAATGGGCACCTCCTCTTAAGTATTCAGTGTGCAAATCCTTCTCATCGATTTGCAAGGTGAGGACAGCATGGCTgaagctacacacacacacacacgcaatcaATACGCATTATCTCAGACCTAGAGGAGATCTCCAAAAAATCTAACGGGTCATCCTCAGTGAGTGCCCCTCTGAGCAGACACCCCATCCGAGGACCCAGCAGCAAAAGGCAGGGAAGAAAACATCTTTGAAATAGAAACTGGTTACATTGGTGCTCATCACCCCAACACCAAAGCCTTCAGTATTAGCCGATGCTACTCCCAACACCGGTGCCAGCAGCTGCTTTGACACCAGTACTGGCAGACTTGGCACTTGCTTCTCTGGTACTGACAACATCATCATTGGCATCAGCACCACAATACAGTGGCGAGGCCAAAAGTAAGGGCGAGTGGAGACCAGTCAGATACACTTCCCCATAGAGAAGAGAGACATCAGACCTCCAAGAATAGGGGCCTAGTCCTCCTCCAAGGAAGTGGCCCTAAGTAAGATGGCACTGCCAGCATCTGCACTGACAAAGGCATATGTGCCAACCGCTGCACCTATTATAGGACCAAGGTACATCTTAGAGAGCTGTTGAGATTTCCTCCAGGGAACATCATTGGTACTGGTGCAGCACTACAGCATTGCAATTTGAAGTACATCTTTGTTGCCAGATTACTTCTTCATATCAGCAACAAACAGTGATGCTCTGTTACCTACTGAGAGTGATCCTAGAGCTGGTACTCTCTCTGAGCACTGCCTCAAAAAAGACATGAGTGGCGTTGGGCCAACTTGCGGCAACCAGGTTAGTTGCCATATGCCATGCTAACCTATCCATACTGGGGATATTGTGATAAGGGCACATGGGAGCTAGCAAAGTGCTCTGGCACGCTCTGGCTACCTTCCAACCTGTCTCTAAACAGGTGGAGAAGCTCTGTCAGGTGCCTCCAGAAAACTTGGAAGGCTTTTAATCCCACCAGATCCAGGGCCACTGGTAGTTGTTGAAGTGCAGGACAAATTGAAATTGACAAAAGGCATGCCCAAGGATAACCCCCAAAAAACTAGCTCTGTTTTGGCTCAAAGCCTACTCATCCACCTCACTGCAGTTCTGTGTGGCAAGCTACCAGGCATTGTTCATCAAATGTAATTTCCTCATATGGGAGAGAATGACTCCCTTCCTGgcaaaagtgccacaggacactAGGGAGGAATTAAAGGAGATTATAAGGGAAGACCAAACAGCTGCCCGAACAGCCTTGCAGGTAGTCATGGACTCCTCCAACATGACTGTGGCTGTCCTGGCAGTTAGCATCCAGAATTCTGAGGGAGGTTCAGGGTCATTAACCCCTTGAATGGGAGGTGTCTCGAGCTCTTCACCAAAAGAACAATGAAGGACACCTTGAAGGACTCGAGGGCCATTGTGAGGTCACTGAGGATTTGTACACCAATCCCctacaggaagctctgcaaatacCAGTTTCAAAAGAAACAGCTGGTTCACCCATACTTTCAGAGCAAACAGCCAGTTTTACCCATCATGGAAACGATCGTGATACTCAAGTCAACACTCACAGTATCAAAATTTCTCAAGAGGCTTTTACACTCTTACCTGCTGGTTAGAGAACCTACTTCCACCTGGCAGTTCTATATAATCTTCCTGAGGCTCATGGATCCTCTGTTTTGAGCCTCTCTCAGAATGCTCCCTTCACCACCTCATTCTGAAGTAAATCTTCTTAGTGGTTATCACTTCAACCAGGAGGAGTGAGGTGAGCTTCAGGCACTTATGGCTGAACCCCACTTAATGACATTTGATAGGGACGAGACAGTTCTAAGGCTTCACCTGAAGATAATTCATAAAGTGGTCTCAGATTTTCTTCTAAACCAGTCAATCAGCCTCAAAACCTCATTCTatgtaaaagaaaagaaaccacaCACCCTAGACATATCCAGGACTCCGCTTTATGGAAAGGAACAAACTATTCATACTGAAATCCCATCTGTTTATAGCTGTAGCCAGATGTTCTAAAGGTCAGGCCATCCTTTCACAGAGAGTATCAAAATGGTTAACAAACTGTATTTCACTGTGTTACTACCTGGTTGATGTACCTCTCCCACTGAACATCCAAGCTCACTCCACCACACCACAAGCTGCATCCTCTGCCTGCTTTAATATGCCAATATTAAATCTGTAAGGCAGCAACATGGAGTAACACACTGACCTTTGTCAAACACTATGCCGGGCACATAACTGACAGGTCAGATGCAATATTGTTCTCTCCAGCGTTGCATCTGACCTATCAATTATGTATACTCTCACATGGTAGCATGAAGAGGCATAAGGTACATATATGTCCCTCACACAactatttaaaagagaaaaaaactcaTCTCTCATGCATGAGGTGCATATGTGCCTATAGAAGGATCAATACTGAATGCAACATCTctaagaaccacagttactataCGTTAGTATTTGTTCTGTTTTGGGATGGTATTTCCTttatcttgtttgttttttttaaaccaattttttcCTTTCCGTAGCTGAAACTAGAATTTTCATCTTCAAAAACAAAATCAAGCGAGATACTTTTGGAAGAGGAGAAATCTGTTGATTTTGTGGTTATTCCTTTGGAAACAAAGGAGAGAATATTGACAGAACACCAAAAAGAAGTTCTTAGGACAAAGAGGTTTGTAATCCATAGCACTGACAAGAGTGGTTGTATTATGAATTGATCAGGacaaattttaaatgtaatttgttGAATGTACTCCATCTCAAACTTGAATAGGAGATTAATTATGCATCTTGTGCTATTACATGCAAGCTCCAGAGCTTGAAGCTAACATAAAAAGATCTTTCGGCTAAAGACATCAGAGTTGTTTGGAAGAAACAGTATCTTAAAGGGACAGGACCATCTCTGATTTATACTTCATTCAGATTGTGTTTTAGGTCCAGAATTGACCATAATtgtctagttcaggggttctcagactgggggtcctgaccccttagggggtcacaaggttattacatggggggtcgcaagctgtcagcctccagctCAGAcgccgctttgcatccagcatttatagtggtgttaaatatataaagaagtgtttttaatgtataaggtggggtcgcactcagaggctagctatgtgaaaggggtcaccagtacaaaagtttgagaaccactggtctagtttCACCTGCATGACACAGGCAGTAGAACTTCACCCAGTGATTCATGTTCGCTTTTAGGCTAAAACTAGTAAGATGGCATTTTTCAGTAATTGAAATAAGGAAAGTCTTTAGCTGGCAGTATGATCTGAAGACAGGAATCAAAAGATCAAAAAAGAATTTTATACCCATACGTAAACAGCAGTTCCTTCATAGCACGCACTGATTGCTGAAACACACTTTCACTGCAAGAGGTCTCTCATTCCATATCACAGAGTGATTTAGAAGTGTAAATAATCTTGTGAGGACTTTGCAGTTCAGTCTATGTAGGGTTTCCTTGATGAGAATTTTCAGCGTTGAAACTGTGTGTTGTTTAAATTACATGTTGTCTCTCACTAGAAGTTCTGAGATAAAGCTATACCTACCTGAAATGATATTTTTTGGTTCCAGAATTGATATTCCTGCTATGTACAATAATCTGGATGCATCCCAAGATACTGCCTTGTTTTCTCAATATACTCAGAGCCAGGAAGATTCTCTGTAAGTGCGATATACCAACTGGGCTTGTGGTGATAAGGTATTTTCTAAGTTCTGTTGCAACAGATCTAATTTGGGTGATCTTGTTTTTAGATTAAAAACATCTTTAATAGAAGAGCCGAAAGAAGTGCTTGAAAAGAAACCTCAGGTATTTTCACCATGTTTAATAGTATTGGAGATGCTAGAATTACAACTACCTTAATGATGCTTTataataggcttggaaggattagatttttattggtaattgTTGGTAATAATTGATTTCAGTGTACACATACTAGCCAACAAAACTATTTCCATCGATAATCAAAATTTATAGATAGACAAGGTAGAaagatgctgcttgagaacttatacaaagtaaatatccttaaatcaaattctaatatTTTGGCATGTGATGATGACAGTTTGCATTTTAACAGTTACactcaaaaaattaaagctttatatcTACTTTCATTAAATAGttgtctgatttcccccccccccataattttccccaaatgtaaaaatttaaatcaataaaaataaaaaaaggttaagaataaacattgatattaatttaaattatttaaaaaaattaaattctgtcaCGCTTATTTATAATCTGTTTGAGGAACAATTCCAATATGGTGACAGTGAACTTCTCTGATCACAGACCAAAgttgatatgtgatggggagggtaAGCTTGATAAGTCTAAAACAAAGAGCACCTCTAAATTTCTTATAGGGCTTGAGTTTCCATTTTATAGAATATCTGGTAAGGCTGTTTTATGTGGGTCCAGGAATAAAATCTAAAAGAGAAAGACATGTTAGTAAGTTCAGAGTTTTGAGAACATTTGCTAATCTTGTTTGTTCTTGCAATGCAatgtaatttacatttttttattcagTTTCCTCAATGTCTTCAACCACAGAAATCACATGATTGTGTAAAGCATACTGATAGTCTTATGcctagtggtttttttttttttttaattgcctttaTTGGTTCAAATTACCTCATTTGAGACGAATTCCAAATACAACAGAGAGAACCATAACATGTTTGCTTGTGATTTACAGTAGAAAGTCCTCAGGGTTTGAGGTGATCGGAAAAGAACATATGCAAGATTGTATACACTGTTGACTATTTGAACATAATCATACTAAACTTGTGAGTCTCTGCCTGATTAACTAAACTCAATCATAATTACATGATTCAGCAGTTAGGTATTCAAGTAACTATAAGTAGTGCTGTTATCCCTGTAACTACCAGATACAGCAAGAAGAGTCTCTAAAACAATCCACCTGTATACAGTAGTAGACAAATCAGAAAATTGATATGAGACGCCTTCAGTAACTtactaaaaatattacagaattgTTCTGAGAAATTCCTCAGTGCTTGAATTTCGATTAGTCCCACGGTTGAAACATGAACTTATTTCACATGCCCATCTTATTTGTTCCAAGAATTTATTTTTGATGACTTCCATATTACATTCTCCGTCTTCActggttattttaaaatgtaaatgttttattGTCTGCTTGTGAGTTTGGACCTGAAACTTCATTAGCATACAAAAAATCTTGGACTTGCCATCTAGCCTTTTAGACATCATTTAGACTGCATAGTTTTTCAAAGTAGTTTTTAGATAGTAAGGTAATTCTTGAAGCTAACATATTTTCTTTTATGACAGTAGCTTTTATAATAAATTATGTAATCTGTAAGAAAGATCCTCTTTTAGGCCTTTTTAGCAGTATAAACTTTAACTCTAGATTAAGTTGTACAGGCTGAACAGGACACACAGTTAACACTGAACATTTAAATGGACGTAGAATTCAGGACACAGGAACATTGGTGTAATATAGCATGTGTACAGATTATGCACACCTGTTACACATCCTTTTCCTGCTCTTAACTTAACTCTTTAAGGCCAGTGTTCTGTCTCTTTAGgactcttctgaaaacattacTTAGTCAGACTCCATGGCCGTTGTATTGTATCCAGAATCCTAAATTTAGATGTTAGTAACAGCTCCTAATTGCCTTCAGAAAGTACTGTACAGTATGCTTAGAAAATATTTACATTAATGTAAAGAAAAACAATGTAAACCGTATATGAAGTACTATTTaataactttgaaacaaaacCCAGTAGATAGTAAGTTTACTGCTGTTCTTTGTCTACAGACTTTCACAAGATCTTTCTACTGCTCCCCTTTCTTTGgactatacaaataaaataaatattgccGTATAAAGCATGTCAGTTACACTGGAACAGTTACACAGTTAAACTGTGGCTAAATTCGTAGTGTTTCGAGTGGGTGGATGGTTTTTCAAAATCAGTGTCATTATTTAGGCagtgcagacttttttttttttttactttatttcaaaTCCAAATGGGATTGCATTTTTTGTGGGTTTATGGTGAAAGTAGCAAAATTATAATATCACTTAATTTGTCCTTGcaggatgagagaacaaagagCAATGTACACAATAGTACACATGAAATCACTGGGAACTGCAAGTCAAGTGAACCTCTTGAGAATTCTGTGAATATTGAAGACAAATCCATCACTCATGTTCCAGAAAGTTCAGATTTAAATTGTgaggaggatttaaaaaaaagtataactGAAATGGTTGCAAAGGAGTCTTTAGTAGAGGATTCAAAAAAACATGAAACTGAAACAGTTGCAAAGGAGCCTTCAGTTGGAAATGAAAACACTTCAAATGTTAGCAGCAGTTCATCTTCTAGTGATGTTATTTCTGGAACACCGCAACCTGCAAGCCGAAGACAGTCCTTTATTACTTTGGAAAAGTTTGATAGTTCAGAGAACAGACCCTTTAGCCCTTCTGCATTGAATAGACTATCAGGAGCATCTGGGACTGCTGCTGCTCTAAAACAGGAAAGTATAGATGCACCAAAGACTCCCTCCAAAATAGAAAAACTTAAAGAGGAGAATAAAAGTTCTTCAAAATCTGAATTTGAAGGAACAGTTACTGGGATAAAAAGGTTGAGTCGTAGGCAAAATAAAACACAGCATGGAGAAATGAGGCAATCCAAGTTGTTAACAGAATTAGAACAGGAGAAAAGTATACAGGAGTCTGTTGTTGCCTCCCATTTGGAAAATAAATCTGGCACACCTAGTCAAACGGAAGAGACAAAATGCATTCTAGATACTCAAACACAAGCTCCCAATTCTGCAGTGATAGAGAGTACAACAATAGAGCAAAAACAAATTGTAGATGGTgtagaagaggaagaaaaatgtaTAGGACCCAATTTGGATTCTAAAGAAAATACACCTCCAGTGGTTGCTATATCAACTGATCAGATATCTAACGATGACAATCAAGTTCCACAGATGTCTCCTAATCAGAAAACACTAAGACGTTCTTCAAGACGACGGTCAGAAATTGCAGAAAATACAACAGACAGTCAAGATAAAGAAAACAGTcaccagaaaaaggacaaacGTAAAGATGATGAAAAGTCTTTCCAGAAGAGGGTGCCACAAATTAAAGAGGACGCATCCCAAAAGCAGAAATCTGTTCCTGAAAAAGCTGTAGATgcaaaagaaaatgcaaataaaaaagaGTGCAGCTTTCATGAGAAGACTGCTGCAGAAGATATTGGTCCAAAGGAGTCACACACTTCAGGGGGTCTTGAAGAGGAAATGAACAAAAATGCCAAGAAATCTGAAAGTGATAACTTGAAATCTGAAATAGATGTTCAAGATTCTGGTTCAGATATAACAGGTCAGAAAAAGACAAGGGGGCGCACCCGGTATCAAACAAGAAGAGCTTCACAAGGATTGCTTTCTAGTATAGAAAATTCTGAGTCTGATAGCTCTGAGACAAGAGAAGAAAGTACCAAGAGGAAAAGATctggaaaatggaaaaataaaagcgATCCTCTGCAAAGcaaagtgaaagaagaaaaagagagcCAAAATCAGGAACTCTCTTCACAAGAAATAGTAACTGAAATTAGGAATCTGTCTGAAGTAAAAAATAAAGGTGAAACAAGTTCTGAAGTGGACAAAGATACTGTATTGATACCTCAGGCATGTgaagtgaaaaacaaaaaaatctatacaGCTATTAACGAATCTACAGGAATTATAGACCTGGCAAAGACTTCAGTTGGGGGGCAGAACACAAATGTCgaacaaaataaaaccaacatATTGGGAGAACCCTTCATGAACCCATGCATATCTGAACCAGTTTTGAAAACAAGACAGGCAAATAAATCACTTGATAAGCAAAGAAGTGTAGAAGGCTGTAGTGCAATCATTCTATCTGAATTTGCAGCAGTAACTACCACTTCAGATGCTGTTCTTTCCTCTGAAAAACCTTTGCAGATACTTGAGTGCCAGCACAAAAGAAGCAAGAGGATGAGAAGATCAAAGAGCTACAATTGCTGTGGTGAAAACTCTCAACAGCAAGACAAGTCattcactgaattaaaaaatgcAGATAACCATGCACAAAGTGAGCATAAAAACACATGTATTCAGGTAACTATGACTGCATTAGAAACTTCTTCTAATGATTCTCATTTTGAAGAAAGGCTGTCTGTGGTACCTTGTGCAATGAGTACACCATTGCTCTCCATTAAGAAATCTAGTTTTGTTAAGGATTCAGAAAGAGGAATAAAATCTGAGAATGATTTGGAAGGAAATGCTATTCCAGTGGAGGAAGATCATGAGAAACTGTCATATATCAAAATTAAAACTTGTGACCCTGTCATGCAGGAGCCAGAGCCCTCCAATCTAGTTGACAGTATTGGACAGTGTTTAACTGACTGTATTTCAAAAGAGTCCATAGAAAGTTGTCTTCCTTTGGAGAATGGCACAGAGCCAGAAGCtacagaaaaggaagaaatgaATCAAAATGGGCAAATGGAGGAGATATCTGATACAGAAACTGTTAACAAACCTGACCAAACAAAGATAAATGAGCCAAAACATGATCAGAATGATGCAGAAAAGACTGAGAACACTCCTATAGAAGTACACAGCCCTCAAGATAGTGAGATGAAGGAGGAAGATTTAATATTCACTGAAACTGCAGTGGCAGCTACAGTGCCTGAAAATGTAGCCTCAGACCAGGAGGGTGCAGAAGAAAGTGACAATGTGGATTCTCCTCAGAAATTGAAGGAGCTTGATTCTGTAGCTTTGGTTAAAGTTAATGAAAGCCCCAGTGGAGTGCAGACACGCTGCATTTGGTCTCCTTCTGCTTCTCCATCCACCAGTATTTTAAAGAGGGGAATAAAAAGACATCAAGAGGATGATTCCCCATCACCTGCTAACAAGGTATTGTGATGTAGTTCAGTCTTAGGTACTACTGAGCACTTGTGAGTGTACATAGAGAGTGTACTGAGTATATGCCATTACCACATGATCTTGCAGAAGTGCTAATGATGACCtgcaaagattttattttttaaaattaggctGTGCCCCTTTTTCTCATGTGTAAGTCCTGACAGGTTTTAtcttaaaaatgatttttctgcATGTTTTTACCTTGGAAATATAGATTGTCCACTCCTTACTTTCTTTGGTTTTGCTGGAGGATTTGTTTGGAGGGGCAGGATGATCAGGATGCACACTTAACTTCATCCTTAATTGAAGGTGGGGGCATTGAATCTTTAGTAAAAGCTTCTGTTCTCCAAATTAGTGGtcattggttttaaataaaactgtttgttttattgtCTGACTAAAAATCTCTTCCCTTGTCAGTTGTTCAACTTTCACTCTTGGCTCTTGTGATATCAGGTCCTCCTCCTCATGTCATCATAGTCTTCTGAACTAGACAGGACctaaatttccattaaaaaataaGCAATCATTTCAGGCCTTGTGAAATCCTAAAcaagcagaatggaaagaggaAGACAAGCCCAGCATTTTTTCTCTTTGCAGGTTACCTTTAACACTGTTTGTGACTTGCTGTGAAATATAAGTACTCTGGGCCAGACTCTCAATTTCTCTGTTTTCTCTGGCCTGGTTAACAGTTATCTGCTACATGCAATATAGATGTTTAATTTCTTAAAAACTGTTGAATGCTCTCCTTTTTACTGGAAAAATAGTGTCTACAGTGGTTACAGCTGACTTTGTGTTATAAGTTCAATTTTTAACACCTGGTAACATGTCCCTTATGATCTGATTCTATGGTGGAATTTTTGGGGGACATGAGTTGAAGTTTATATTAAGTGTTGCATGTCCAGGATTTAAATAACTTTTATGTTTTCCCCACAATAATCAACTATTTCA of Chrysemys picta bellii isolate R12L10 chromosome 11, ASM1138683v2, whole genome shotgun sequence contains these proteins:
- the RIF1 gene encoding telomere-associated protein RIF1 isoform X4, with translation MSAAAAGPSLLPLLETLEDPAAPLGELTDAHLTIVKSRLTGEEGKEFTADVGKHFPRLCKVFKAHISSQNSELSSAALQALGFCVFNSKITSELSATEIQELLSTVNSIAVKTSDKNTRTRALWVISKQTFPSEIVGKEVPSIISTLETILTKGDVYSMAVEYEALNVVIRLMEQTPTQMGEEAVRWAKLIIPMVVHSAHKVQLRGAAALEMGMPLLLQKQQEVAIITEHLMTTKVISELQKLFSAKNETYVLKLWPLFVKLLGKTLHRSGSFINSLLQLEELGFRSGSPVVKKIAFIAWKSLIDNFALNPEILCSAKRLKLLMQPLSSIHVRTEALALTKLEVWWYLLVRLGPQLPANFEQVCVPLIQSTLSVDSSVVPQGTPSRAAANQSLATATSAQKSGSYPFGSPVTPRINLNSSASGIIVIPSIQLLGIEMLLHFLMGPEVLAFSKQNKLVLSLEPLQYPLISSPSFFCKHASTLINAVQEGFIAIGKEVPDAMLNIIWKHMIGFVKSAIESGNKKERQGSEMLTVLLQALKNIVTSSTLPVQKTLTLIEITIKELPSKVLGSPAYQVADMDLLNGTPALFLIQLSFHNNLLEWCVTDERFFLNLEVLVGCVLSGPTSPLAFSESVFCIINQCAKQVENKEHLWRMWSIVVNPLTEWINQPSMKSLLRTWSELYRTFARCAALVATAEENLCCEELCAKISGLEDEALVSLSMVDGLTHIVSVMVDCINFAPYGTKYQPKNISPQTPTDWSKKKKEPLGKLASLFKLLVKLINSFHMLSSKDTQSETLISVGTSIIAILHNIISHISLPSMIRTMFATLSKPLAMFYEKTKLADVSRVYSSLSNKLEKLLGEIIVCLQSYYTGFYDSDLLEQLSPLLCIIFLHKSKQIRNQSAQFWNATFAKATVLTYPEELKSILSQAKKKILLLLPGFESVEVVEESSGPFSDATENSQWDAKISGIEVKSGGKRDSLLTQANGLKDKTTTAHVTAAKLKLEFSSSKTKSSEILLEEEKSVDFVVIPLETKERILTEHQKEVLRTKRIDIPAMYNNLDASQDTALFSQYTQSQEDSLLKTSLIEEPKEVLEKKPQDERTKSNVHNSTHEITGNCKSSEPLENSVNIEDKSITHVPESSDLNCEEDLKKSITEMVAKESLVEDSKKHETETVAKEPSVGNENTSNVSSSSSSSDVISGTPQPASRRQSFITLEKFDSSENRPFSPSALNRLSGASGTAAALKQESIDAPKTPSKIEKLKEENKSSSKSEFEGTVTGIKRLSRRQNKTQHGEMRQSKLLTELEQEKSIQESVVASHLENKSGTPSQTEETKCILDTQTQAPNSAVIESTTIEQKQIVDGVEEEEKCIGPNLDSKENTPPVVAISTDQISNDDNQVPQMSPNQKTLRRSSRRRSEIAENTTDSQDKENSHQKKDKRKDDEKSFQKRVPQIKEDASQKQKSVPEKAVDAKENANKKECSFHEKTAAEDIGPKESHTSGGLEEEMNKNAKKSESDNLKSEIDVQDSGSDITGQKKTRGRTRYQTRRASQGLLSSIENSESDSSETREESTKRKRSGKWKNKSDPLQSKVKEEKESQNQELSSQEIVTEIRNLSEVKNKGETSSEVDKDTVLIPQACEVKNKKIYTAINESTGIIDLAKTSVGGQNTNVEQNKTNILGEPFMNPCISEPVLKTRQANKSLDKQRSVEGCSAIILSEFAAVTTTSDAVLSSEKPLQILECQHKRSKRMRRSKSYNCCGENSQQQDKSFTELKNADNHAQSEHKNTCIQVTMTALETSSNDSHFEERLSVVPCAMSTPLLSIKKSSFVKDSERGIKSENDLEGNAIPVEEDHEKLSYIKIKTCDPVMQEPEPSNLVDSIGQCLTDCISKESIESCLPLENGTEPEATEKEEMNQNGQMEEISDTETVNKPDQTKINEPKHDQNDAEKTENTPIEVHSPQDSEMKEEDLIFTETAVAATVPENVASDQEGAEESDNVDSPQKLKELDSVALVKVNESPSGVQTRCIWSPSASPSTSILKRGIKRHQEDDSPSPANKIRRVSFANPIYQEGLADDIDRRSPIVRSHSSSNSSPSLRSFKTSSNTQAKHITTPTKGLLSPGSRNAKFKSSKKCLITEMAKESLPCPTESVYPALVGCKAPVDIILPQITSNIWARGLGQLIRAKNIKTVGDLSTLTAAEIKTLPIRSPKVSNVKKALRGYHEQQVKARGFDEIAALEDREKTENVIDEKPFSTDEERLATDLSEPVALSTDGQPTTDLLSQVSALAAQLTSEDLHSYSGSQLFEMQEKLGSMTNCIMKNLQSRWKSPPHESSV